A portion of the Mytilus galloprovincialis chromosome 12, xbMytGall1.hap1.1, whole genome shotgun sequence genome contains these proteins:
- the LOC143054185 gene encoding uncharacterized protein LOC143054185 isoform X3 produces MNSTESLENVSHESTPFSMWDLPRWNQYIFERNMLPSFVFILLLLIIGVPGNSLVCYIYHFKIRNRKLSSNIFILALSWLDLINCALTLPFELFVISNYVQFDNPIICKFARFISFFCNNATSVILLSIAIDRLRVFMSGPRRLRLQASTSNLIVGLAMVISAFISWPMLLFFGTWRFSLRNGVTGEMCLITNYYMLNNHPVEAFTWTLLTVHLIFDVLFVIIYSVIGKRICIDTKATRSMSASSEHAHSFRVDFRKGSDSSAEDDVFTMSTSSTRKSSIRQIDDHISSEDTLYKFNLLNSQNSQNSSVTSIPSSPKKVLLRPSLSKHNSRILSSPFKKQQSRCSATNSEWMVSKRRPVLSRTSIMLFLVTVAYMITYLPYCILVVIRTTDSMFFFRLNDLDKSFYQLFFRSYCLGSAINPIIYSFVSSSFRKKCQEALCDILCCLPGRKRKKTLN; encoded by the coding sequence ATGAATAGTACTGAATCGCTGGAGAATGTTTCACATGAAAGTACTCCATTCTCTATGTGGGACTTGCCTCGCTGGAACCAGTACATTTTTGAAAGGAATATGCTACCATCATTTGTGTTTATTCTATTGTTACTAATTATCGGAGTTCCAGGGAATTCACTAGTGTGCTACATTTATCACTTCAAAATACGAAATAGAAAGTTATCTTCGAATATTTTCATCCTAGCTCTTTCTTGGTTGGACTTGATTAACTGTGCCTTAACATTGCCGTTTGAGCTCTTTGTTATTTCAAATTATGTCCAATTTGACAATCCAATAATATGTAAATTTGCACggtttatttctttcttttgtaaCAACGCCACATCAGTTATACTTCTTTCTATCGCTATTGATAGATTACGGGTATTTATGTCCGGACCACGTCGTCTACGATTGCAAGCCTCGACTTCAAATCTCATAGTCGGTCTAGCAATGGTTATTTCCGCCTTCATTAGTTGGCCAATGCTTTTATTTTTTGGTACCTGGAGATTCTCGCTCCGAAATGGCGTCACAGGAGAGATGTGTCTGATTACCAACTACTACATGCTGAACAATCACCCAGTAGAAGCATTCACATGGACCTTATTAactgtacatttaatttttgatgtCTTATTCGTTATTATTTACTCTGTAATAGGGAAAAGAATTTGTATCGATACAAAGGCAACACGAAGCATGTCAGCAAGTAGTGAGCATGCGCACTCATTTAGAGTAGATTTCCGTAAAGGAAGCGATTCTTCAGCTGAAGACGACGTATTTACGATGAGCACTAGTAGCACAAGAAAGTCATCGATCCGACAAATAGATGATCATATATCATCAGAAGACACGTTGTATAAATTTAACTTGCTGAATTCTCAGAATTCCCAGAATTCCAGTGTAACGTCAATACCGAGTAGTCCTAAAAAAGTCTTACTTCGTCCTAGCCTGTCGAAGCATAACAGCAGAATATTAAGTTCGCCGTTTAAAAAGCAACAATCTCGCTGCTCAGCAACTAATTCAGAGTGGATGGTATCTAAACGTCGACCAGTGCTCAGCAGAACGTCTATAATGTTATTTTTAGTAACAGTTGCATACATGATAACGTATTTGCCATATTGTATCCTTGTAGTAATAAGAACGACGGATTCCATGTTCTTTTTTAGACTTAACGACTTGGATAAATcgttttatcaattattttttaggTCATATTGTCTCGGAAGCGCTATTAATCCAATTATTTATAGTTTCGTTAGTTCAAGCTTTAGAAAAAAGTGCCAAGAAGCTCTATGTGATATTTTATGTTGCTTGCCCGGTAGAAAACGtaagaaaactttgaattga
- the LOC143054185 gene encoding uncharacterized protein LOC143054185 isoform X2, translating to MAVYNTSGPLLSTSGAHFDMNSTESLENVSHESTPFSMWDLPRWNQYIFERNMLPSFVFILLLLIIGVPGNSLVCYIYHFKIRNRKLSSNIFILALSWLDLINCALTLPFELFVISNYVQFDNPIICKFARFISFFCNNATSVILLSIAIDRLRVFMSGPRRLRLQASTSNLIVGLAMVISAFISWPMLLFFGTWRFSLRNGVTGEMCLITNYYMLNNHPVEAFTWTLLTVHLIFDVLFVIIYSVIGKRICIDTKATRSMSASSEHAHSFRVDFRKGSDSSAEDDVFTMSTSSTRKSSIRQIDDHISSEDTLYKFNLLNSQNSQNSSVTSIPSSPKKVLLRPSLSKHNSRILSSPFKKQQSRCSATNSEWMVSKRRPVLSRTSIMLFLVTVAYMITYLPYCILVVIRTTDSMFFFRLNDLDKSFYQLFFRSYCLGSAINPIIYSFVSSSFRKKCQEALCDILCCLPGRKRKKTLN from the coding sequence tgtGTACAATACATCCGGACCATTATTATCAACCTCTGGAGCGCACTTTGACATGAATAGTACTGAATCGCTGGAGAATGTTTCACATGAAAGTACTCCATTCTCTATGTGGGACTTGCCTCGCTGGAACCAGTACATTTTTGAAAGGAATATGCTACCATCATTTGTGTTTATTCTATTGTTACTAATTATCGGAGTTCCAGGGAATTCACTAGTGTGCTACATTTATCACTTCAAAATACGAAATAGAAAGTTATCTTCGAATATTTTCATCCTAGCTCTTTCTTGGTTGGACTTGATTAACTGTGCCTTAACATTGCCGTTTGAGCTCTTTGTTATTTCAAATTATGTCCAATTTGACAATCCAATAATATGTAAATTTGCACggtttatttctttcttttgtaaCAACGCCACATCAGTTATACTTCTTTCTATCGCTATTGATAGATTACGGGTATTTATGTCCGGACCACGTCGTCTACGATTGCAAGCCTCGACTTCAAATCTCATAGTCGGTCTAGCAATGGTTATTTCCGCCTTCATTAGTTGGCCAATGCTTTTATTTTTTGGTACCTGGAGATTCTCGCTCCGAAATGGCGTCACAGGAGAGATGTGTCTGATTACCAACTACTACATGCTGAACAATCACCCAGTAGAAGCATTCACATGGACCTTATTAactgtacatttaatttttgatgtCTTATTCGTTATTATTTACTCTGTAATAGGGAAAAGAATTTGTATCGATACAAAGGCAACACGAAGCATGTCAGCAAGTAGTGAGCATGCGCACTCATTTAGAGTAGATTTCCGTAAAGGAAGCGATTCTTCAGCTGAAGACGACGTATTTACGATGAGCACTAGTAGCACAAGAAAGTCATCGATCCGACAAATAGATGATCATATATCATCAGAAGACACGTTGTATAAATTTAACTTGCTGAATTCTCAGAATTCCCAGAATTCCAGTGTAACGTCAATACCGAGTAGTCCTAAAAAAGTCTTACTTCGTCCTAGCCTGTCGAAGCATAACAGCAGAATATTAAGTTCGCCGTTTAAAAAGCAACAATCTCGCTGCTCAGCAACTAATTCAGAGTGGATGGTATCTAAACGTCGACCAGTGCTCAGCAGAACGTCTATAATGTTATTTTTAGTAACAGTTGCATACATGATAACGTATTTGCCATATTGTATCCTTGTAGTAATAAGAACGACGGATTCCATGTTCTTTTTTAGACTTAACGACTTGGATAAATcgttttatcaattattttttaggTCATATTGTCTCGGAAGCGCTATTAATCCAATTATTTATAGTTTCGTTAGTTCAAGCTTTAGAAAAAAGTGCCAAGAAGCTCTATGTGATATTTTATGTTGCTTGCCCGGTAGAAAACGtaagaaaactttgaattga
- the LOC143054185 gene encoding uncharacterized protein LOC143054185 isoform X1 has translation MKHRVLQIIVTNSPSVCFTFVSTTTPEPFCETLNVYNTSGPLLSTSGAHFDMNSTESLENVSHESTPFSMWDLPRWNQYIFERNMLPSFVFILLLLIIGVPGNSLVCYIYHFKIRNRKLSSNIFILALSWLDLINCALTLPFELFVISNYVQFDNPIICKFARFISFFCNNATSVILLSIAIDRLRVFMSGPRRLRLQASTSNLIVGLAMVISAFISWPMLLFFGTWRFSLRNGVTGEMCLITNYYMLNNHPVEAFTWTLLTVHLIFDVLFVIIYSVIGKRICIDTKATRSMSASSEHAHSFRVDFRKGSDSSAEDDVFTMSTSSTRKSSIRQIDDHISSEDTLYKFNLLNSQNSQNSSVTSIPSSPKKVLLRPSLSKHNSRILSSPFKKQQSRCSATNSEWMVSKRRPVLSRTSIMLFLVTVAYMITYLPYCILVVIRTTDSMFFFRLNDLDKSFYQLFFRSYCLGSAINPIIYSFVSSSFRKKCQEALCDILCCLPGRKRKKTLN, from the coding sequence tgtGTACAATACATCCGGACCATTATTATCAACCTCTGGAGCGCACTTTGACATGAATAGTACTGAATCGCTGGAGAATGTTTCACATGAAAGTACTCCATTCTCTATGTGGGACTTGCCTCGCTGGAACCAGTACATTTTTGAAAGGAATATGCTACCATCATTTGTGTTTATTCTATTGTTACTAATTATCGGAGTTCCAGGGAATTCACTAGTGTGCTACATTTATCACTTCAAAATACGAAATAGAAAGTTATCTTCGAATATTTTCATCCTAGCTCTTTCTTGGTTGGACTTGATTAACTGTGCCTTAACATTGCCGTTTGAGCTCTTTGTTATTTCAAATTATGTCCAATTTGACAATCCAATAATATGTAAATTTGCACggtttatttctttcttttgtaaCAACGCCACATCAGTTATACTTCTTTCTATCGCTATTGATAGATTACGGGTATTTATGTCCGGACCACGTCGTCTACGATTGCAAGCCTCGACTTCAAATCTCATAGTCGGTCTAGCAATGGTTATTTCCGCCTTCATTAGTTGGCCAATGCTTTTATTTTTTGGTACCTGGAGATTCTCGCTCCGAAATGGCGTCACAGGAGAGATGTGTCTGATTACCAACTACTACATGCTGAACAATCACCCAGTAGAAGCATTCACATGGACCTTATTAactgtacatttaatttttgatgtCTTATTCGTTATTATTTACTCTGTAATAGGGAAAAGAATTTGTATCGATACAAAGGCAACACGAAGCATGTCAGCAAGTAGTGAGCATGCGCACTCATTTAGAGTAGATTTCCGTAAAGGAAGCGATTCTTCAGCTGAAGACGACGTATTTACGATGAGCACTAGTAGCACAAGAAAGTCATCGATCCGACAAATAGATGATCATATATCATCAGAAGACACGTTGTATAAATTTAACTTGCTGAATTCTCAGAATTCCCAGAATTCCAGTGTAACGTCAATACCGAGTAGTCCTAAAAAAGTCTTACTTCGTCCTAGCCTGTCGAAGCATAACAGCAGAATATTAAGTTCGCCGTTTAAAAAGCAACAATCTCGCTGCTCAGCAACTAATTCAGAGTGGATGGTATCTAAACGTCGACCAGTGCTCAGCAGAACGTCTATAATGTTATTTTTAGTAACAGTTGCATACATGATAACGTATTTGCCATATTGTATCCTTGTAGTAATAAGAACGACGGATTCCATGTTCTTTTTTAGACTTAACGACTTGGATAAATcgttttatcaattattttttaggTCATATTGTCTCGGAAGCGCTATTAATCCAATTATTTATAGTTTCGTTAGTTCAAGCTTTAGAAAAAAGTGCCAAGAAGCTCTATGTGATATTTTATGTTGCTTGCCCGGTAGAAAACGtaagaaaactttgaattga